TTGTTCTTCAGGAGAAATTTTTTCCCGAGCGGCGAATGCTTTCACTTGCTGCCCTTGATCAGGCAAGGAGATCTGAAAGGTTCCCGTAGAAATCATAAAGAAAAGCAGCATAAAACCATAGGATATGGCTTTGGGAAGTTTCGTGTTATTCAGTGTGAGCTGCCCCAAATAAAGCAAAAAGATTCCTCCGACTGCCAGCTGTACATAGATCCAGAGTGGAGCCCCGAGATTACTATTTAGCCAAAGACTAAAAAGCAAAATGATGGTGTTCAATATCAGGAAGAACCAACTCGCGATTTTTAGACCTCGGGTTCTTTGCTCAAAGTTTGCATTCATTAAAATCCACGCGATAAGAATGGCTAAAACCGGAGCTACAGGGAGTAAGTAACGTTCGTAAAATTTGCTGGTCATGGCACCCATTCCTAAAATGGCCAGTCCCCATAGTATAGCAAACCAGAAAAATGTAGGGGCTTCTTTTCTGGTTTCCAAGACGGATGATTTAACCTTTTTCCAGCCAAATAGAACCCAGGGTAAAAAAATCAAAATCAGGATAAAAAAGGCCAAAAAGCCATTTTGAATAATCAACAGGTATCGAGAAGCCACACGGGTTCCTACCTGATCATGTAGAAAACTGTCTAAATAAGTGGGACCATGGATTTTCCACATGGCCACAAACCAAAACAAGGCAACGAAGACAGCGGCTGAGATTGAAGGAATGTGAAAAATGGTGTTGAATGAAATCTTCTTCCAAGGGTTTACCAGCAAGTAAATTAATCCTATGCCTCCGAGAGCAGCAGCTGGGAGGCCTTTTACTTCAAAAGCCAGAGCCAGGCTGAGATAGAGTATCCAAAGGTATTTTTTGGGTACGGCATCACCGAAGCGAATCAAAGCAGCAAAGCCCAGCGCACTAGCGGTCATGGTCATGACCAAAAGAATATCTGGAATGGATCGTGTAGCACTGAATATCAGGACTGGGTTAGAGGCCATGATCAATCCCGACAGTCCGGCTACTTTTTCGTTTTGGGTGAGTATTTTTGCTGTGGCAAAGGTCAACCCAACTGTAAGTGCTCCCGCGATCAGGAAGAAAAAACGGGAGGCGAAGGGAGTGACTCCAAAGATCTTGAACCCCACCAGCACAGTCCAATATGTCGCAATCGGTTTTTTGAACCGTAGTTCGCCGCTGCCCAGATAAGTGGTGAGATAATCTCCGTTTTGGAGCATTTTTACTGCAGCGTCCGTGTAGTACATTTCATCCGGATAGTGCATGTGAAAGCTGAGCGCAAATGGTCCAACTAAAATGACGAAGGCAAGCATAACCACCCAAGGGCTTATTTTGTATTGGTGCGCAGTTTCTATCTCCATAGCTCAAAGATAAGCTGATTGAAGAGTTTGAAGCTAGCTTAGCCTCATTGTCTAGTTCAAAATCCGTGTTTTTTTGTGCCCCGAAGTATTTTGGCGTATTTTTGATGAAATTTTAGCACATGAGCAAGCCCCTTATTTCAGTTGTCATCACGGTGTATAACGAAGAGGATAACATAAAACCTCTTTTGGAAGCCACCTATTCTGCTTTGGAAGAAATAGACTATGAAGTAATCCTGATCGAAGATGGATCTACTGATAGAACCGTGGCGGAGGTGAAAAAATATGCCAATAGCCGCACCAAGCTGATTATTTTCAACAGGAATTTTGGGCAAACCACCGCTCTTGCCGCTGGTATCGATATGGCGATCGGAGAGTACATAGCCACTATGGATGGAGATCTTCAAAACGACCCTACGGATATTCCTGTGATGCTTCAAAAGGCTATGGACGAGGAGTGGGATGTGGTAGCAGGTCGGCGAGCTAACCGAAAAGATGGGTTTGTGCTGCGCAAAATCCCCAGTAAAATTGCCAACTGGGTAATCAGAAATACCACTAAAGTCTATCTCAATGATTACGGCTGTACACTCCGGGTATACAAAGCCGAAATTGCCCAAGGTATGGGGCTATACGGAGAGCTGCATCGATTCATTCCTGTTCTGGCAAAACAGCAGGGAGCCCGCATGACAGAAATGGATGTGAAACACCATCCGCGGATTCATGGAGAATCCAAATATGGACTGAGCCGCACTTTTAAAGTGATGTCAGATTTGATTCTGATGTTGTTTTTTCAAAAGTATTTTCAGCGTCCTATTCACCTGTTCGGAGGGATTGGCATCATTGCATTTTTGATCGGCTTCCTGATAAATCTCTATTTATTGGTGCTGAAAATCATGGGAGATGATATCTGGGGTAGGCCAATTATGATTTTAGGATTCATACTGGTTCTGGGTGGAATCCAGTTTATCACCACAGGGATCAT
This genomic window from Algoriphagus sp. TR-M9 contains:
- a CDS encoding ArnT family glycosyltransferase is translated as MEIETAHQYKISPWVVMLAFVILVGPFALSFHMHYPDEMYYTDAAVKMLQNGDYLTTYLGSGELRFKKPIATYWTVLVGFKIFGVTPFASRFFFLIAGALTVGLTFATAKILTQNEKVAGLSGLIMASNPVLIFSATRSIPDILLVMTMTASALGFAALIRFGDAVPKKYLWILYLSLALAFEVKGLPAAALGGIGLIYLLVNPWKKISFNTIFHIPSISAAVFVALFWFVAMWKIHGPTYLDSFLHDQVGTRVASRYLLIIQNGFLAFFILILIFLPWVLFGWKKVKSSVLETRKEAPTFFWFAILWGLAILGMGAMTSKFYERYLLPVAPVLAILIAWILMNANFEQRTRGLKIASWFFLILNTIILLFSLWLNSNLGAPLWIYVQLAVGGIFLLYLGQLTLNNTKLPKAISYGFMLLFFMISTGTFQISLPDQGQQVKAFAAREKISPEEQIGFLGNLHTSSKIRIGLGTDFQMIDLPRYGFRSEIKNYDRLIIEDRYLDSIDASGFQKKVASLNWASRAIPDLLLQAGSEEFNQILEEKGQKYYWLERRGE
- a CDS encoding glycosyltransferase family 2 protein; amino-acid sequence: MSKPLISVVITVYNEEDNIKPLLEATYSALEEIDYEVILIEDGSTDRTVAEVKKYANSRTKLIIFNRNFGQTTALAAGIDMAIGEYIATMDGDLQNDPTDIPVMLQKAMDEEWDVVAGRRANRKDGFVLRKIPSKIANWVIRNTTKVYLNDYGCTLRVYKAEIAQGMGLYGELHRFIPVLAKQQGARMTEMDVKHHPRIHGESKYGLSRTFKVMSDLILMLFFQKYFQRPIHLFGGIGIIAFLIGFLINLYLLVLKIMGDDIWGRPIMILGFILVLGGIQFITTGIIAEIIVRTYFESQDKKTYTIKSVYQGVEEPEVKLSE